A genomic region of Mycobacterium senriense contains the following coding sequences:
- a CDS encoding aldo/keto reductase has product MKTITFGKTGLEVSRLAFGTWEFCSDWGHADEEAAIAMIRNARELGINFFDTAQQYGFGASERLLGKALRDDLKKSRDEVVIATKGGLRATDNGLVRDGSRKWLREGVESSLNALGIDHIDVYLVHWPDPDTPAADTAGALAELVSEGKIRHVGVSNYDTAQVREFSETLPVEVVQPPYHLFRRDIENELLPYAREHDIGVMVYGPLAHGLLTGTMKADTSFAAQDWRGKSDIFTGDGYLRNLEVVARLEALAAGLGVTISQLAIARAIAQPGVHVAIVGAQQLQYLQESSRAADVTLSEGDLIAIDEILGAATPVGGPYPEMHQKAS; this is encoded by the coding sequence ATGAAGACCATCACATTCGGCAAGACGGGGCTCGAGGTTTCCCGGTTGGCGTTCGGTACCTGGGAGTTTTGTAGTGACTGGGGCCATGCCGACGAGGAGGCCGCGATCGCCATGATCCGCAACGCCCGCGAGCTCGGCATCAACTTCTTCGACACCGCGCAGCAATACGGGTTCGGCGCGTCTGAACGCCTGCTGGGCAAGGCCCTTCGCGACGACCTCAAGAAATCCCGGGACGAGGTGGTGATCGCCACCAAGGGCGGCCTGCGTGCCACCGACAACGGCCTGGTGCGCGACGGCAGCCGCAAATGGTTGCGGGAAGGCGTGGAGTCCAGCCTGAACGCGCTGGGCATCGACCACATCGACGTCTACCTGGTGCACTGGCCCGACCCCGACACCCCGGCCGCCGACACCGCCGGGGCGCTCGCAGAACTGGTGTCGGAAGGCAAGATTCGACACGTGGGGGTATCGAACTACGACACCGCGCAGGTGCGTGAGTTCTCCGAGACGCTTCCGGTGGAAGTGGTGCAGCCGCCCTACCACCTGTTTCGCCGCGATATCGAAAACGAGCTGCTGCCGTATGCGCGCGAGCACGACATCGGGGTGATGGTGTACGGGCCGCTGGCGCACGGTCTGCTGACCGGCACGATGAAGGCCGATACCAGTTTCGCCGCCCAGGACTGGCGCGGCAAGAGCGACATCTTCACCGGCGACGGCTACCTGCGCAATCTGGAAGTCGTTGCGCGCCTTGAAGCTCTGGCCGCCGGCCTGGGCGTGACGATCAGCCAGCTGGCCATCGCGCGGGCCATCGCGCAGCCGGGTGTGCACGTCGCCATCGTCGGGGCCCAGCAGCTGCAATACCTGCAGGAAAGCTCCCGCGCGGCCGACGTCACCCTGTCCGAAGGCGACCTCATTGCCATCGATGAAATCCTGGGGGCGGCGACACCGGTCGGCGGCCCCTACCCCGAGATGCACCAGAAGGCCAGCTAG
- a CDS encoding DUF4239 domain-containing protein, translating into MSGSGLPQWLLLVAVIAVAIAIASGFIWVGNRLLPAERYGKEPNSAIASFLTVVGFIYGALLGFTVVATWEHFSSTQVVVSGEASALTTMYRQTVAMPEPERTEVQELLRKYASAVAGPEWNRQNNDGARAAITRMYRTVGRQQPNVAAKPVNQQFLNQLSVLASDRNERIVGTKPRITGLMWAGLIFGAVVLVAFTGFLRMGSTVGHVIVSGTVAVLLGLLLCVVYQLDHSYATEQRITSGPFRHALDIFDSVDNDSRYFPR; encoded by the coding sequence GTGAGCGGATCCGGACTACCCCAGTGGCTACTTCTGGTTGCGGTCATCGCCGTCGCGATCGCGATCGCGTCGGGCTTCATCTGGGTCGGGAATCGGCTCCTGCCGGCGGAGCGCTATGGGAAAGAACCGAATTCGGCGATCGCCTCGTTCCTTACCGTCGTCGGATTCATCTATGGCGCCCTGCTGGGCTTCACCGTGGTGGCCACCTGGGAACACTTCTCGTCCACCCAGGTCGTCGTGTCCGGCGAGGCGTCGGCGCTGACGACGATGTACCGGCAAACCGTCGCGATGCCCGAACCGGAGCGCACCGAAGTGCAGGAGCTGTTGCGCAAGTACGCGAGCGCGGTGGCGGGCCCGGAGTGGAACAGGCAGAACAACGACGGCGCGCGCGCCGCGATCACCCGGATGTACCGCACCGTCGGGCGCCAACAGCCCAACGTCGCGGCCAAGCCGGTCAATCAGCAATTCCTCAACCAGTTGAGCGTGCTGGCGTCCGACCGTAACGAACGGATCGTGGGCACCAAGCCCCGGATAACCGGCCTGATGTGGGCCGGCTTGATCTTCGGTGCGGTTGTGCTGGTTGCGTTTACGGGTTTCCTGCGGATGGGCAGCACCGTCGGCCACGTCATCGTGTCCGGCACGGTCGCGGTCCTGCTGGGTCTGCTGCTGTGCGTCGTGTACCAGCTCGACCACTCGTATGCGACGGAACAGCGCATCACGTCCGGGCCGTTTCGGCACGCCCTGGACATCTTCGATTCGGTCGACAACGACAGCCGCTACTTCCCGCGCTGA
- the ppc gene encoding phosphoenolpyruvate carboxylase yields MVEASEGTLEPIGAVQRTLVGREATEPMRADIRLLGAILGDTVREQNGHEVFDLVERARVESFRVRRSEIDRTELARMFFRIDIRQAIPIIRAFSHFALLANVAEDIHRERRRAIHVAAGEAPQDSSLAATYAKLDRAQLDSATVADALKGAVVAPVITAHPTETRRRTVFVTQHRITELMRLRAEGHQETDEGRNIELELRRQVLTLWQTALIRLSRLQITDEIEVGLRYYAAAFFRVVPQVNAGVRDALRTRWPDADLLNQPILQPGSWIGGDRDGNPNVTADVVRQATGNAAFTALAHYLAELTALEQELSMSARLVAVTPELTELAEGCGEKARADDPYRRAVRVIRARLTATGAEILDRRPQHQLDMGLTPYAAPAELQADLDTIDASLRAHGSALLADDRLALLREGVRVFGFHLCGLDMRQNSDVHEEVVAELLSWAGVHPDYASLPEDERVELLAAELATRRPLVGGRAELSELAHNELGVVRAAAHAIERYGPSAVPNYVISMCRSVSDVLEAAILLKEAGLIDASGDAPYCPVGISPLFETIDDLHNGATILHAMLELPIYRALVAARDDSQEVMLGYSDSNKDGGYLASSWAVYRAELALVEVARKTGIRLRLFHGRGGTVGRGGGPSYEAILAQPPGAVNGSLRLTEQGEVIAAKYAEPQAAQRNLESLLAATLESTLLDVEGLGDAAEPAYAVLDEVAVLAQRAYAELVHDTPGFVDYFMASTPVSEIGSLNIGSRPTSRKPTQSISDLRAIPWVLAWSQSRVMLPGWYGTGSAFEQWIAAGPESESERVDILHDLYQRWPFFRSVLSNLAQVLAKSDLGLAARYAELVDDEELRHRVFDKIVDEHRRTIAMHKLITGQDNLLADNPALARSVFNRFPYLEPLNHLQVELLRRYRSGDDDELVQRGILLTMNGLASALRNSG; encoded by the coding sequence ATGGTTGAGGCATCCGAGGGCACGCTGGAACCGATCGGCGCCGTGCAGCGCACCCTGGTCGGTCGTGAGGCGACCGAACCGATGCGGGCCGACATCAGGCTGCTGGGCGCCATCCTGGGCGACACGGTGCGCGAGCAGAACGGGCACGAGGTGTTCGACCTCGTCGAGCGGGCCCGGGTGGAATCGTTTCGGGTGCGGCGTTCCGAGATCGACCGCACCGAGCTGGCGCGGATGTTCTTTCGCATTGACATCCGCCAGGCGATCCCGATCATCCGGGCGTTCAGCCACTTCGCGTTGCTGGCCAACGTCGCCGAAGACATCCACCGGGAGCGCCGCCGGGCGATTCACGTCGCCGCGGGCGAAGCGCCGCAGGACAGCAGCCTGGCTGCGACCTACGCCAAACTCGACCGGGCGCAACTGGATTCGGCCACCGTCGCCGACGCGCTGAAGGGCGCGGTGGTGGCCCCGGTGATCACCGCGCACCCCACCGAGACCCGCCGGCGCACCGTCTTCGTCACCCAGCACCGGATCACCGAGCTGATGCGGCTGCGCGCCGAAGGGCACCAGGAGACCGACGAGGGCCGCAACATCGAACTCGAGCTGCGCCGTCAGGTCCTGACGCTGTGGCAGACCGCGCTGATCCGGTTGTCCCGGTTGCAGATCACCGACGAGATCGAGGTGGGGCTGCGCTACTACGCCGCCGCGTTCTTCCGGGTCGTCCCGCAGGTCAACGCCGGGGTGCGCGACGCGCTGCGGACCCGCTGGCCCGACGCCGACCTGCTGAACCAGCCGATCCTGCAGCCCGGGTCCTGGATCGGCGGTGACCGCGACGGCAATCCGAACGTGACGGCCGACGTGGTGCGCCAGGCCACCGGCAACGCCGCGTTCACCGCGCTGGCGCACTACCTGGCCGAACTGACCGCCCTGGAACAGGAGCTGTCGATGTCGGCGCGCCTGGTCGCGGTCACCCCCGAGCTGACCGAGCTGGCCGAGGGCTGCGGGGAGAAGGCCCGCGCCGACGACCCCTACCGGCGCGCGGTGCGGGTGATCCGCGCCCGGCTCACCGCGACCGGCGCCGAGATCCTGGACCGGCGACCGCAGCACCAGCTGGACATGGGGTTGACGCCGTACGCCGCCCCGGCCGAGCTGCAGGCCGACCTGGACACCATCGATGCGTCGCTGCGGGCGCACGGCAGCGCACTACTTGCCGACGACCGCCTGGCGCTGCTACGAGAAGGCGTGCGGGTCTTCGGGTTTCATCTGTGCGGTCTGGACATGCGGCAAAACTCCGACGTGCACGAGGAAGTGGTCGCCGAGTTGCTGTCGTGGGCGGGGGTGCATCCGGATTACGCTTCGCTGCCCGAGGACGAGCGGGTCGAGCTGCTGGCCGCCGAGCTGGCCACCCGCCGGCCGCTGGTCGGCGGCCGCGCCGAGCTGTCCGAGTTGGCCCACAACGAGCTGGGGGTGGTGCGCGCGGCCGCGCACGCCATCGAGCGCTACGGGCCGTCCGCCGTGCCCAATTACGTGATCTCCATGTGCCGTTCGGTTTCCGACGTCCTGGAGGCCGCGATCCTGCTGAAGGAGGCGGGCCTGATCGACGCGTCCGGGGATGCGCCGTACTGCCCGGTGGGCATCTCGCCGCTGTTCGAGACCATCGACGATCTGCATAACGGCGCGACGATCCTGCACGCGATGCTCGAACTCCCGATCTACCGCGCGCTGGTGGCCGCGCGCGACGACAGCCAGGAAGTGATGCTGGGCTATTCCGACTCCAACAAGGACGGCGGATATCTGGCCTCCAGCTGGGCGGTGTACCGGGCCGAGCTGGCGCTGGTCGAGGTGGCGCGCAAGACCGGAATCCGGTTGCGGCTCTTCCACGGTCGTGGCGGTACCGTCGGCCGCGGCGGCGGCCCGAGCTACGAAGCCATCCTGGCGCAGCCGCCCGGGGCGGTGAACGGCTCGCTGCGGCTCACCGAGCAGGGCGAAGTGATCGCCGCAAAATACGCCGAACCACAAGCGGCGCAACGTAACCTGGAGAGCCTGCTGGCCGCCACCCTGGAATCCACGCTGCTGGACGTGGAGGGATTGGGCGACGCCGCGGAGCCGGCGTATGCGGTGCTGGACGAGGTGGCCGTGCTGGCGCAGCGCGCCTATGCCGAATTGGTGCACGACACACCGGGTTTCGTCGACTACTTCATGGCCTCCACGCCGGTCAGCGAGATCGGTTCGCTGAACATCGGCAGCCGACCCACCTCACGCAAACCCACCCAATCCATCTCCGACCTGCGCGCCATCCCGTGGGTGCTGGCGTGGAGTCAGTCGCGGGTGATGCTGCCCGGCTGGTACGGCACCGGGTCGGCATTCGAGCAGTGGATCGCGGCGGGCCCGGAAAGCGAAAGCGAGCGGGTGGACATCCTGCACGACTTGTACCAGCGCTGGCCGTTTTTCCGCAGCGTGCTGTCCAATCTGGCTCAGGTGCTGGCCAAGAGCGACCTCGGCCTGGCGGCGCGCTACGCCGAGTTGGTGGACGACGAGGAGTTGCGGCACCGGGTGTTCGACAAGATCGTCGACGAGCACCGGCGCACCATCGCCATGCACAAGCTCATCACCGGTCAGGACAACCTGCTGGCCGACAACCCGGCCCTGGCGCGATCGGTGTTCAACCGCTTCCCGTACCTCGAGCCGCTGAATCACCTGCAGGTGGAGTTGCTCCGCCGCTACCGGTCGGGCGATGACGACGAGTTGGTGCAGCGCGGCATTCTGCTGACGATGAACGGGCTGGCCAGCGCGCTGCGAAACAGCGGCTGA
- a CDS encoding LLM class F420-dependent oxidoreductase — MSAGIILMARPDASNLVDDVIAQAKRAHDLEVAQVWLPQQQNYDAIALAALVGAAVPGLGVGTSVVPINPRHPLIIASLAQTAQAAAHGNFSLGLGLGARQVERPAFGTDWPNTITRLREHLTILASVFDTGGVDFHGSELSASPTWPVRVPGGTPIPVYVAAMGPKALRVTGELADGTLPYLAGPRTIGEFIVPEITKAAAEAGRPAPRVIAAVPVLLCDDVEGARADAGQQLSFYEAIPSYRTVIAREGLDSIVDLAAIGPEESVVRQLRRYLDAGATDLVVSPLDRSDSVDRDALWRLTAAL, encoded by the coding sequence ATGTCCGCCGGAATCATTCTCATGGCCCGTCCCGATGCGTCCAATCTGGTCGATGACGTGATAGCCCAAGCCAAACGAGCCCACGACCTCGAGGTCGCGCAGGTGTGGCTGCCCCAGCAGCAGAATTACGACGCCATCGCGCTCGCCGCGCTCGTCGGGGCCGCCGTGCCCGGGCTGGGCGTGGGCACCTCGGTGGTGCCGATCAACCCCCGTCACCCGCTGATCATCGCCTCATTGGCACAAACGGCGCAGGCCGCCGCGCACGGCAACTTCAGCCTTGGGCTGGGACTGGGTGCCCGCCAAGTGGAACGCCCGGCCTTCGGCACCGATTGGCCCAACACCATCACCCGGTTGCGCGAACACCTGACCATCCTGGCGTCGGTGTTCGACACCGGCGGCGTCGACTTTCACGGCAGCGAACTCAGCGCCAGCCCCACCTGGCCGGTGCGGGTGCCGGGCGGCACCCCGATCCCGGTGTATGTGGCGGCGATGGGCCCCAAGGCGCTGCGGGTCACCGGCGAACTGGCCGACGGGACACTGCCCTATCTGGCCGGGCCCCGCACGATCGGAGAATTCATCGTGCCCGAAATCACCAAGGCGGCCGCCGAGGCGGGCCGCCCGGCACCGCGCGTCATCGCCGCGGTGCCCGTGCTGTTGTGCGACGATGTCGAGGGCGCTCGCGCCGACGCCGGCCAACAGCTGAGCTTTTACGAGGCCATCCCGTCGTATCGCACTGTGATTGCCCGCGAGGGCCTCGACAGTATCGTCGATCTCGCCGCGATCGGGCCCGAGGAATCTGTCGTACGCCAGTTGCGCCGCTACCTTGACGCCGGAGCCACCGACCTCGTGGTCAGCCCGCTGGATCGCTCCGATTCGGTCGACCGCGACGCTCTATGGAGGCTCACCGCCGCACTGTGA
- the secG gene encoding preprotein translocase subunit SecG encodes MQLALQITLVVTSILVVLLVLLHRAKGGGLSTLFGGGVQSSLSGSTVVEKNLDRLTYFITAIWLVCIVGMALMIKYR; translated from the coding sequence ATGCAGTTGGCTTTGCAGATCACCCTGGTCGTCACCAGCATCCTGGTGGTGCTGCTGGTGCTGCTGCACCGGGCCAAGGGTGGCGGCCTGTCCACGCTGTTCGGTGGCGGCGTGCAGTCCAGCCTGTCCGGCTCCACGGTGGTGGAGAAGAACCTGGACCGGCTGACGTACTTCATCACCGCCATCTGGCTGGTGTGCATCGTCGGCATGGCGCTGATGATCAAGTACCGCTGA
- the tpiA gene encoding triose-phosphate isomerase: protein MSRKPLIAGNWKMNLNHFEAIALAQKIAFALPDKYYDKVDVTVLPPFTDLRSVQTLVDGDKLRLTYGGQDLSEHDSGAYTGDISGAFLAKLGCTFVVVGHSERRTYHHEDDALVAAKTAAALKHELTPIVCIGEHLEVREAGNHVGHCEDQLRGSLAGLSAEQIGKVVIAYEPVWAIGTGRVASASDAQEVCAAIRKEVAVLASPQIAEDVRVLYGGSVNAKNIGELIARDDIDGGLVGGASLDGEQFATLAAIAAGGPLP from the coding sequence GTGAGCCGCAAACCGCTGATCGCCGGCAACTGGAAGATGAACCTCAACCACTTCGAGGCGATCGCGCTGGCGCAAAAGATCGCGTTCGCGTTGCCGGACAAGTACTACGACAAGGTGGACGTCACGGTCCTGCCGCCGTTCACCGATTTGCGCAGCGTGCAAACCCTGGTCGACGGCGACAAACTGCGGCTGACCTACGGCGGGCAGGACCTGTCCGAGCACGACTCGGGCGCCTACACCGGCGACATCAGCGGCGCCTTCCTGGCCAAGCTGGGTTGCACGTTCGTCGTCGTCGGGCACTCCGAGCGGCGGACCTACCACCACGAGGACGACGCGTTGGTGGCCGCCAAGACCGCCGCGGCGCTCAAGCACGAACTGACCCCGATCGTCTGCATCGGCGAGCACCTCGAGGTGCGCGAGGCGGGCAACCACGTCGGCCACTGTGAGGACCAGCTGCGTGGCTCGCTGGCCGGGCTGTCCGCCGAACAGATCGGCAAGGTCGTCATCGCCTACGAACCGGTGTGGGCCATCGGCACCGGCCGGGTGGCCAGCGCGAGCGACGCCCAAGAGGTGTGCGCGGCGATCCGCAAGGAGGTGGCCGTGCTGGCTTCACCGCAGATCGCCGAGGACGTGCGGGTGCTCTACGGCGGCTCGGTGAACGCGAAGAACATCGGCGAGCTGATCGCCCGCGACGACATCGACGGTGGTCTGGTCGGCGGCGCGTCCCTGGACGGCGAGCAGTTCGCCACGCTGGCGGCGATCGCCGCCGGTGGGCCGCTGCCCTGA
- a CDS encoding phosphoglycerate kinase, with protein sequence MTVHTLKDLLAEGVSGRGVLVRSDLNVPLDDGKITDAGRITASVPTLKALVDAGAKVVITAHLGRPKGAADPQLSLAPVAAALGEQLGRHVQLAGDVVGTDALARAEGLTDGDVLLLENIRFDPRETSKDDGERLALARQLAELVGPTGAFVSDGFGVVHRKQASVYDIATLLPHYAGTLVADEIRVLEELTSSTKRPYAVVLGGSKVSDKLGVIESLATKADSIVIGGGMCFTFLAAQGFSVGKSLLETEMVDTCRRLLDTYVDVLRLPVDIVVADKFAADATPQTVAADAIPDDLMGLDIGPGSVKRFTTLLSNAETVFWNGPMGVFEFPAFAAGTKGVAEAIAAATGKGAFSVVGGGDSAAAVRALGIPEGDFSHISTGGGASLEYLEGKTLPGIEVLSRPQPDHN encoded by the coding sequence GTGACTGTCCACACTCTGAAAGACCTTCTCGCCGAGGGGGTTTCCGGGCGCGGCGTGCTGGTGCGCTCCGATCTGAACGTGCCGCTCGACGACGGCAAGATCACCGACGCCGGCCGCATCACCGCCTCGGTGCCGACGCTGAAGGCGTTGGTCGACGCGGGCGCCAAGGTGGTGATCACCGCGCACCTCGGGCGGCCCAAGGGCGCAGCCGACCCGCAGCTGTCCCTGGCGCCGGTCGCCGCGGCGCTCGGTGAGCAGCTCGGCCGGCACGTGCAACTGGCCGGCGACGTCGTGGGAACCGACGCGCTGGCGCGCGCCGAGGGGCTGACCGACGGCGACGTCCTGCTGCTGGAGAACATCCGCTTCGACCCGCGCGAGACCAGCAAGGACGACGGCGAACGGCTGGCGTTGGCCAGGCAGCTGGCCGAACTGGTCGGGCCGACAGGCGCTTTCGTCTCCGACGGCTTCGGCGTGGTGCACCGCAAGCAGGCCTCCGTGTACGACATCGCCACCCTGCTGCCGCACTACGCGGGCACGCTGGTGGCCGACGAGATCCGGGTGCTGGAAGAGTTGACCAGCTCCACCAAGCGCCCCTACGCGGTGGTGCTGGGCGGGTCGAAGGTGTCCGACAAGCTCGGCGTCATCGAGTCGCTGGCCACCAAGGCCGACAGCATCGTGATCGGCGGCGGGATGTGCTTCACCTTCCTTGCCGCGCAAGGCTTCTCGGTTGGTAAATCGCTGCTGGAGACCGAGATGGTCGACACCTGCCGCAGGCTGCTGGACACCTACGTCGACGTGCTGCGGCTGCCGGTGGACATCGTGGTGGCCGACAAGTTCGCCGCCGACGCGACCCCGCAGACCGTCGCGGCCGACGCCATCCCGGACGACCTGATGGGCCTGGACATCGGACCGGGCTCGGTCAAGCGATTCACCACGCTGCTGTCCAACGCCGAGACCGTCTTCTGGAACGGCCCGATGGGCGTGTTCGAGTTCCCGGCGTTCGCCGCGGGCACCAAGGGCGTCGCCGAGGCGATCGCCGCGGCCACCGGCAAGGGCGCGTTCAGCGTGGTGGGCGGCGGGGACTCGGCGGCCGCGGTGCGCGCGCTGGGCATCCCGGAGGGCGACTTCTCGCACATCTCCACCGGTGGGGGAGCGTCGCTGGAATACCTTGAGGGCAAGACGCTTCCGGGTATCGAGGTGTTGAGCCGACCCCAGCCCGACCACAACTAG
- the gap gene encoding type I glyceraldehyde-3-phosphate dehydrogenase, translating into MTVRVGINGFGRIGRNFYRALLAQQEQGSADIEVVAVNDLTDNASLAHLLKFDSILGRLPHDVSLEGDDTIVVGSKKIKALEVKEGPAALPWGDLGVDVVVESTGIFTNAAKAKGHLDAGAKKVIISAPATDEDITIVLGVNDDKYDGSQNIISNASCTTNCLGPIAKVLNDEFGIVKGLMTTIHAYTQDQNLQDGPHKDLRRARAAALNIVPTSTGAAKAIGLVLPELKGKLDGYALRVPIPTGSVTDLTADLKKSATADEINAAMKAAAEGPMKGILKYYDAPIVSSDIVTDPHSSIFDSGLTKVIDDQAKVVSWYDNEWGYSNRLVDLVALVGKSL; encoded by the coding sequence GTGACGGTCCGAGTAGGTATCAACGGCTTCGGTCGCATCGGGCGGAACTTCTACCGGGCCTTACTGGCTCAACAGGAGCAAGGCAGCGCCGACATCGAGGTGGTCGCGGTCAACGACCTCACCGACAACGCCAGCCTGGCGCACCTGCTGAAGTTCGACTCCATCCTGGGCCGCCTTCCCCACGACGTCAGCCTCGAGGGTGACGACACCATCGTCGTCGGCAGCAAGAAGATCAAGGCGCTCGAGGTCAAGGAAGGCCCGGCGGCGCTGCCCTGGGGCGACCTGGGCGTCGACGTCGTCGTCGAGTCCACCGGCATCTTCACTAACGCCGCCAAGGCCAAGGGTCACCTGGACGCCGGCGCCAAGAAGGTGATCATCTCCGCGCCCGCCACCGACGAGGACATCACCATCGTGCTGGGCGTCAACGACGACAAGTACGACGGCAGCCAGAACATCATCTCCAACGCCTCGTGCACCACGAACTGCCTCGGCCCGATCGCGAAGGTGCTCAACGACGAGTTCGGCATCGTCAAGGGTCTGATGACCACCATCCACGCCTACACCCAGGACCAGAATCTGCAGGACGGGCCGCACAAGGACCTGCGCCGGGCCCGCGCCGCCGCGCTGAACATCGTGCCGACCTCCACCGGCGCCGCCAAGGCCATCGGCCTGGTGCTGCCGGAGCTGAAGGGCAAGCTCGACGGGTATGCGCTGCGGGTGCCCATCCCCACCGGCTCGGTCACCGACCTCACCGCCGACCTGAAGAAGTCCGCCACCGCCGACGAGATCAACGCCGCGATGAAGGCCGCCGCTGAGGGACCCATGAAGGGCATCCTGAAGTACTACGACGCGCCGATCGTGTCCAGCGACATCGTCACCGACCCGCACAGCTCGATCTTCGACTCCGGGCTGACCAAGGTGATCGACGACCAGGCCAAGGTGGTGTCCTGGTACGACAACGAATGGGGCTACTCCAACCGCCTCGTCGACCTGGTCGCCCTGGTCGGCAAGTCGCTGTAA
- a CDS encoding TetR/AcrR family transcriptional regulator, which produces MAKQPAIAADGLDASVANRPEHGSVSRSVVLQCALRLVDRDGADGLSMRRLSEAVGRDPTVIYRHVPNKAALLDGVAEIVLAQLRVDTADPDWAGQLRAVAHDFRRLALEHPNVVPLLVTRPLATPLGQRPPGMLRPLENVVALLTAVGFSGVDALRIYRVLFGYLYGHILTELQEVVERPEESDDVLRLGLHRLTITEFPQVRALAPALGYYDGAAELDRALDVLFIGLAATVPAPRRSSRKRVRE; this is translated from the coding sequence ATGGCGAAGCAACCGGCAATTGCCGCTGATGGACTTGACGCGTCCGTCGCCAACCGACCAGAACACGGCTCGGTCAGCCGGTCGGTGGTTTTGCAGTGTGCGTTGCGATTGGTCGATCGTGACGGTGCGGATGGATTGTCGATGCGGCGTCTGAGTGAGGCAGTGGGTCGGGATCCGACGGTGATCTATCGGCATGTGCCGAATAAGGCGGCGCTGCTCGACGGGGTCGCCGAGATCGTGTTGGCCCAATTGCGGGTGGACACTGCGGACCCGGACTGGGCCGGGCAGCTGCGCGCGGTGGCGCATGACTTCCGCCGACTGGCCCTCGAGCACCCGAATGTGGTGCCGCTATTGGTCACTCGGCCACTAGCCACGCCGCTGGGGCAGCGACCCCCGGGCATGCTACGGCCACTGGAGAACGTCGTCGCGCTGCTCACTGCGGTGGGCTTCAGCGGGGTCGACGCGTTACGTATCTACCGCGTGCTCTTCGGCTATCTGTATGGCCACATCCTCACCGAGCTGCAGGAGGTCGTCGAGCGGCCCGAGGAGTCCGATGATGTGTTGCGCCTAGGCTTGCACCGACTGACGATCACCGAGTTCCCCCAAGTGCGTGCGCTGGCCCCAGCGCTCGGCTACTACGACGGTGCAGCCGAACTCGACCGCGCTCTGGATGTGTTGTTCATCGGTCTTGCCGCCACCGTGCCGGCGCCAAGACGCTCTTCCCGCAAACGTGTCAGGGAGTAG
- a CDS encoding N(5)-(carboxyethyl)ornithine synthase translates to MGQLRLGVIGATCKENERRLPIHPRHFDRIDADVRAGIYLEAGYGKYFGVSDTELSGWVAGIRSREQLIAECDVILLLKPHARDLAELRDGQVLWGWPHCVQDEELTQCAIDGRQTLIAFESMNLWSRNGSFKLHVFHKNNEIAGYSSVLHAMSIVGWSGTYGRRLRAVVIGFGATARGAVTALNAQGVHDINVLTNRSVTEVASPIHPARIVHFAQDPNSLDGSTEIFVSTQGGRAALAGFLAQHDIIVNCVLQDTNAPLTFLGDDDLAALRPNSLIIDVSCDEAMGFSWARPTSFARPTFPVRANVTYYAVDHSPSYLWDSATWEISEALLPYLPTVIAGPERWHADQTVRRAIEILDGTVLNPNILSFQNRRTQYPHARRARGGRESA, encoded by the coding sequence ATGGGTCAATTGCGTCTCGGTGTCATCGGCGCGACTTGCAAGGAGAACGAGCGCCGGCTGCCAATACACCCGCGTCATTTCGACCGGATAGATGCCGATGTTCGCGCAGGCATCTACCTCGAAGCGGGCTATGGGAAGTATTTTGGCGTCTCCGATACGGAGCTGTCGGGTTGGGTGGCCGGCATCCGTTCCCGTGAGCAATTGATCGCCGAGTGCGATGTCATTCTGCTGCTTAAGCCTCACGCCCGCGATCTGGCCGAGCTTCGCGACGGCCAGGTGCTGTGGGGCTGGCCGCACTGCGTGCAAGACGAGGAGCTGACGCAGTGCGCTATCGACGGTCGACAGACACTGATCGCGTTCGAGTCGATGAACCTGTGGAGTCGCAACGGTTCATTCAAATTGCATGTGTTCCATAAGAACAACGAGATCGCGGGTTACAGCTCGGTGCTGCATGCCATGTCTATCGTCGGTTGGTCGGGCACCTACGGTCGCCGGTTGCGGGCCGTCGTCATCGGCTTCGGCGCCACCGCGCGAGGCGCGGTGACTGCATTGAACGCGCAGGGCGTGCATGACATCAACGTCCTCACCAACCGCAGCGTGACCGAAGTGGCCTCCCCCATTCATCCGGCCCGGATCGTCCATTTCGCTCAGGACCCGAACTCTCTCGATGGTTCGACGGAGATTTTCGTGTCCACCCAGGGAGGCAGAGCGGCGCTCGCCGGATTCCTCGCCCAGCACGACATCATTGTCAACTGCGTGTTGCAGGATACCAACGCACCGCTGACCTTCCTGGGCGACGACGACCTCGCCGCACTACGCCCGAACAGCCTCATAATTGACGTATCCTGTGATGAGGCAATGGGTTTCAGCTGGGCACGCCCAACCTCGTTTGCGCGGCCGACGTTCCCCGTCCGAGCGAACGTCACCTACTACGCGGTCGATCACAGCCCGTCCTACTTGTGGGATTCGGCGACCTGGGAGATCAGCGAGGCGTTGCTCCCCTACCTGCCGACCGTGATCGCCGGGCCTGAGAGGTGGCACGCCGATCAGACGGTGCGTCGGGCGATCGAGATCCTCGACGGGACTGTACTGAATCCAAATATCCTGTCCTTCCAAAATCGACGTACTCAATATCCGCATGCTCGTCGCGCCCGCGGCGGCCGCGAATCGGCGTAA